Proteins co-encoded in one Montipora capricornis isolate CH-2021 chromosome 12, ASM3666992v2, whole genome shotgun sequence genomic window:
- the LOC138025869 gene encoding tropomyosin-2-like, giving the protein MENLLKKILEKKRSKRSSSGESSTSPDAKKAKSGDVNFPEAQEHEADDEIFTALNMAEGLQKTLEEINRKLEKLDAIQITVNDAQASLQKLEGRIQKLECSQTTAKRDIENLTESFKAAEKKQQKSAASLKDHREKTNLALTDLQKVNDDLQAKLKEIEDKNLYLEAYSRRENIIFENILQVTDKEDTESVVRIFLETELGYKDANTVEIQRVHRLGKKRDKEKPRQIIARFLRYKDCEEIFSVGFRLRRSTFKMYQDLPYEIVARRRKQMNTFKEARKNNIPASFSRAQPDKLFIKGKLWPVG; this is encoded by the coding sequence ATGGAAAACTTATTGAAAAAGATcttagaaaagaaaagaagcaaacGCTCCTCTTCAGGTGAGTCGAGCACTTCACCGGATGCAAAGAAAGCAAAGAGCGGGGACGTCAACTTCCCTGAAGCCCAAGAGCACGAGGCCGACGACGAAATCTTTACAGCTTTGAATATGGCTGAGGGCCTTCAAAAAACACTGGAAGAGATCAATCGAAAGTTGGAAAAGCTGGATGCTATTCAAATAACGGTGAACGATGCCCAAGCGTCTCTTCAGAAACTGGAAGGAAGAATACAGAAGTTGGAATGCTCTCAAACAACCGCCAAGCGCGACATTGAGAACCTGACAGAAAGCTTCAAAGCGGccgaaaagaaacaacaaaaatcGGCAGCGAGCTTAAAAGATCATCGGGAGAAAACTAACCTTGCCCTAACCGATTTGCAGAAGGTAAATGATGATCTACAAGCCAAGCTTAAAGAGATAGAAGACAAAAATCTCTATTTAGAAGCATACTCGAGACGGGAAAACATAATATTTGAAAATATTCTACAAGTGACAGACAAAGAGGACACTGAATCAGTTGTGCGCATTTTTCTTGAAACGGAACTGGGCTACAAAGATGCAAATACCGTTGAAATTCAAAGAGTTCATCGCCTAGGAAAGAAGAGAGACAAAGAGAAGCCGAGACAAATTATTGCGAGGTTCCTTCGATATAAGGactgtgaagaaatattttCAGTGGGCTTTCGTCTGCGTAGAAGCACTTTTAAGATGTATCAAGATTTACCCTACGAAATCGTCGCAAGACGAAGGAAGCAGATGAACACATTTAAAGAAGCTAGAAAAAATAACATTCCAGCATCTTTTAGTAGAGCACAACCTGATAAGCTTTTTATAAAAGGTAAACTTTGGCCAGTTGGTTAG